The DNA segment TCGGAAACAAATCATGAACTTTATAAATTTGTTCCGATCCCGTTTGTGATTCTCAAAAGTCAGTTCAACGCGGATCAGTTTGCGGTCGCAACAGCGGAATCCAAAGATACCAGACCGAAGATCGTGTTGATTCACGGTTGGGATTTCACCGAAAAAAACATAGATCCACCGACGGATAAATTCACAAAAGTCTCCAATCTGAGGGAAACCTGGGACGATGCCTTGGAAATCTATTCTCAAAATCTCACAAACGTTCAGACCGACTATGAACTCTATGTTTTTACCTATAGAACTTCCGATTTCGTGGAAAACAACGGAAGAAGATTGATCGAAAGATTGAATTCCGTTTTTACTCCGGCGGATAAGGTAATTCTCTTAGCGCATTCTATGGGGGGGCTTGTGAGCCGTGCCGCTCTCTATCATCCGAATAACACCAATGATGTGATCGATTTTGTGATTTCCTTGGGAACTCCTTATTTGGGATCTCCGTTCGCCTCCTCCAGTTATCAAGGAAGTTTTGGAGCGATCGGGGACGTGATTTCCTTTATGACAAACACCGAAGGTGGAAAGGATCTCGCCTATACAAATGCTCTTGGCACCGGTTATCAGGTTCCTTTTCCAACCGAGTATATTGATGGAGCGACCAATCTTTATCTGGAACGTTTGCTTGGAGAATCTTCAAAAGACTCCAGAGTGATCGCGTTTTACGGAGAGATGGGTGTTTGTACCGGTCACGCGGGTTCGGAGTCCACGTATACCATAGGTTGCGCCTTTTTGGCGAACGGAAATCCGAGTTTTACAAATAAAAGCGACGGAATCGTCACCTCCACAAGCGGAAAGATGTCTTCAAAACTTCCGGGAGCAAGACAAATCGTAAAGGACTTTGATCACGCTCAACTTTCGTTTCGCAGTCATGTGAACAACGCAGCTCGAGATACTTATTTCAACGAAGTTCTTACGATCATCAATGCATTGTAAAATCGTTTTATTTGAAAATCGAAAAACGGATTTGATTCAAAGGATCGTATTTCAATCGTTTCAAATCTTCTAAATCGATGTAGATCGCATGAATCAGAAGTGGATCGTAATCCGAAAAATAGAACTCAAAACGCCAAAAGAAACGATTGTTATGAAGCTTCGATGGAATTCGCCGACAAAGCGAAATCAAAAAACTTGCTGAAGGGATGTAACCATTTCCGAGGTTCTAAATCCGTATCAAATCGATGATCCGAAAAATAGTTTCCAAAGTTTCGAATCGAAATCTTTTGGATAAGCGATGAACTTCCTAGACAGAAAGATAACCCGCGAACAATTTTTGCAAAGAGTCGGTTTAACGACCTTGGGTTTGTTTTTTAAAAACGAAACATTCGCATCCCCTTCTCGATCCTCCGAAATTAAGGCGATCGTCTTTGACGCTTTTCCCATTTTTGATCCGAGACCGATTTACCTTTCTTTAAGCGAACTGTTTCCGGAGAACGGAAAACGTGCAGCCGAAATCTGGCAGACAAAACAATTCAGCTATCAATGGTTACGGATCGCGGGAGGTAGATACAAAGACTTCCAACGTGTGACTCGGGACGCACTTGATTTTGCCTTAGACCAAACGGACATCAAAGCGACCGAAGCGGAAAAACAATCGATCCTGGAACATTATACATCCATCGGTGTTTGGTCCGATGTGACCTCCGTACTTAGCGAGCTCAAAGCGGAAGGATATGTCTTATCCTTTCTTTCCAATATGACCGAGGCGATGTTGAAACAGGGGATTCAAAACTCGAATCTAAATGAATATTTTGATTTTGTAATCAGTACGGATCAAAAAAAAACCTATAAACCAAATCCGGTCGCTTACAAAATGGGACAAGACATTCTCCGATTGAAAAAAGAGGAAATTTTATTCGTAGCGTTTGCTGGATGGGACGCTTCGGGGGCAAAATGGTTTGGTTATCCGACATTTTGGGTGAATCGTCTCAACGCTCCTCAGGAACGACTGGATGCTGAACCGGACGGAGTCGGTTCCAATCTAAACGATCTCCTCGAGTTCGTTCGAAAATACCGCAAATAAAATCATATCTCGGTCTATTTTTTGTCAGGAAAATTAAATTTTTAGAAAGAGAGATTTTTTACGAATCCTGTAAGAGTTCCTACAACACGGATTCAATCGAGACGAACTTGAATTCCCATTTCTTTCATCGCACGTTTTGTATCCCGAATCGAATATTCACCAAAGTGAAAGATGGAAGCGGCAAGAACCGCATCCGCTTTTCCACGAAGAATCGCTTCCACCATGTGCTCCGGATTACCAGCTCCTCCCGATGCGATGATGGGAATTTCAAGAGCGGAGGAAAAATTTTTTAAAAGGGCAATATCAAATCCGTTTCTCGTCCCGTCCCGATCCATGGATGTGAGAAGAATCTCTCCGGCGCCTTTTTCAGCTGCTTCCCGAGCCCAATCCAAAGCCTCTCTTCCCGTTTCCGTTCTTCCACCATGAAGAAAGATTTCATATCGATCTCTTTCTTTATGAAACTTCACATCGATCGCGCAGACGATACACTGGGTTCCGTAAATTTCGGCGGATTGTCTGAGAAGTTCCGGATTTTGAAACGCCGCTGTGTTGATAGATACCTTATCCGCTCCCTTTTCCAAAACCGCTTTTACATCGCCAACGGTTCTGATTCCGCCGCCGACGGTAAACGGGATAAAAATCTTTTCAGCGATCTTTTCCACAAGATTCAGAAGAATGTCTCTTCGATCGACAGAGGCCGTAATATCCAAAAAACAAAGTTCATCAGCAAGATTTTCCTCGTAGATGGCGGCCGATTCTACCGGATCACCCGCATCCACAAGGTTGACAAAATTCACTCCCTTGACCACCCTTCCATCCTTGATGTCCAGGCAGGGAATGACTCTTGCCGTCAAATTGCTCATCCGATCTTTTCCGGTAGTAATATATTCAAACCTTCTAATTTAGAAAGTTCTTGTGAAAAACCGAATAACTTTCCCTCTTCAAACGAGGGAGCGGTGATTTGTAGACCGATCGGAAGTCCTTTTGTGTCGATTCCCATCGGAACGCTGATCGCAGGCAACCCCGCGAGATTTACGCTTGTGGTCCAAATATCGGCCTTATACATCTGAATCGGATCCTTTGTCTTTTCTCCTACTTTAAACGCCGTGGTCGGAGAAGTGGGTTGAAGAATGAGATCCACTTTGGAAAAAAAAGATTCGTATTCTTTTCGAATCAGCACCCGCGCCTTTTGAGCGGTTCCGTAATAGGCATCGTAATATCCGGCGGATAAGGAGAATGTACCAAGCAGAATTCTTCGTTTGACCTCGGGTCCAAAACCCTCCGTTCTAGATTCGACATAGAGATCTTCGAGTTTTCCAGTATTGTCCTTTCTGGATCCGTAACGGATTCCGTCAAACCGGGAAAGGTTAGAAGAACATTCCGCTGTAGCGATGATATAATAGATCGGAATCGCCAAACTGAATTTGGAAAAATCCAATTCAACCAAGATCGCCCCCCGCTCTTTCAACTGATTGAGAACGTTCTCATACGCTTTTGTAACATCGGGCTCGATCTCCGACGTCATCTTGATGATTCCGATCTTGATTCCTTTGAGATCGGTAGCCGAAACGGCTGTAGCGGAAAAGGAAGGACGATTTACGGATGTAGAATCGTTTTCGTCTTTTCCGGAGATGACCGAATACAGATCGATACAACCTTGAATGTCTTTGGAAAAAGGTCCGATCTGATCCAGACTGGAAGCATACGCAACCAAACCATAACGAGAGACGGTTCCGTATGTGGGTTTCAATCCGTAAATTCCGCAAAGCGATGCCGGCTGACGTATGGAGCCGCCCGTGTCCGATCCAAGAGCCAGAGGAACCATCGACGCCGCAACCGCAGCGGCGGAACCGCCGCTCGAACCGCCCGGAATTCTTTCCAAATCGAAAGGATTCCGAGTGACTTGAAACGCGGAGTTTTCAGTAGAGGACCCCATCGCAAATTCATCCATATTCGTTCTTGGAAAAAGAATAAATCCCTTTTTGAGAAGCCGTTCGACAACCGTAGCGTTGAAGGGTGATTTATAATTTTCTAATATTTTTGAAGAACAGGAGGTGATCGTATCCTGAATGCAGATATTATCCTTAATCGCAACAGGCATCCCGTCAAATTCCGAGAGCGGCTTGCCGGCTTTTCTACGTTGATCGCTTTCTGCAGCGGCGTTCAAAATTCTTTTTTCATCCAGGGATAAAAACGCTTTTACGGATCCGTCCACCTCTTTGATTCGATCGATGCAGGCCTGAGCAAGTTCGGTCGCGGAAATTTTTCCCGAATTTAAGGAACTTTTCAATTCAGCATAAGGATTTTTTAATATTTCTTTCATGTCTCGATCACCTTCGGTACGACAAAATAGCCGTTTTGAAAGGAAGGTGCGAAGGTTTCGATCTCTTCTCTGGAAAGATGTTTTCCGGAAAGATCAGGACGAATCGCGTTTTCGTGTTGGAAGTAGATCTCATCGTCCGCGATGGAACTCACATCCAGACCCTTTACTTGATCCACGTAGTCCAAAACCTTATTGAAATCTCGGAGAGTGGATTCTTTCTCTTCGGGACGGATTTTCAGACGTGCGAGTTCTGCGATTTTTTGCAAAGAATCTTCGTTCAGGTTCATGATTCTCTCCCTTGCGGTCAGAGTGTTTTAGTAGGCATTTTTGTCCATGATTCCTTTAAAGGGAGTCATCAGAATAATTTTTAGATCGAGCCAAAGAGACCAATTTTCGATGTAATAAATATCTGCTGCGATTCTATCGTCGATGGAAGTGTCCCCTCTCAGTCCTTTGACTTGAGCGAGACCCGTGATCCCTGCTTTTACAGCGTGTCTTCTCATATAGTGGTGATGATCGTTTTTAAACTTCTCCACAAAGTGGGGACGCTCTGGACGAGGACCAACCACGGACATATCCCCAAAAAGGACATTAAAAAACTGAGGTGTCTCATCTAGAGAAAGTTTTCTGAGAATCTTTCCAACCCTTGTCACCCTTGGATCGTTTTGGACCGTCCAAGTAGTCTCGGATTGAGTTTTTGCCTGAACCACCATGGTTCGGAACTTGATCATCTTAAACTGCTTATTATCCAAACCAACTCGCTCCTGATAATAAAAAACGGGTCCAGAAGAAGTGAGTTTTATAAGCAAGGTCATGATCAAATAAAACGGGGAAAAAAACAAAATGAATAAAATCGAAAACGTGAGATCAAAGATACGCTTTATGAATTTATTATATCCCAATCGGATCGGGATATTTCGGATCGAAATGACGGGAAGCCCCTCCATCTCCTCCACTCTTCCACGAGCTTTGATAAATTCCTGAAAACCCGGAACGATCTTGAGATCGATTCCCTCGTGATCGCAGGAATCCAAAACCTCCTTGAGATAATCGCCTTCGGAAGGTTCAAGAGTGTAAACTACAAGATCCGGTCTTTCTTTTTCGAGAATTTTGGAGAATTTTTCGATCTTGCCGATTACCTTCATGTCTTTTCGAACCGGCTTTGCGGAATTGGCTTGAACAAATCCGAGAATCTTATATCCGTAGATTCCGTGTTTGATGACCGCATCGTTAAACCGCTTTGAAGTCTCGGAAACTCCAATCACTAAAACGCTTCTCAGATTATAACCTTTTTTTCGAAGAGTGTGCAAAATCATCCTCGCAACAAAGTGAAAAAATCCGGTTGTAAGAGTATTGATCACGGTAAACGCTAAGATAAAGGATCTCGAAAAACGCTCGCTTCCGAGGTCTCCTCGAAAGAAAAACAAAACAGCCAATACCAAAATCAAATTGAGAATCACACCGCTGACGATGGTCAGAAATTCGTCGATAAAGGAAAGACCCCTTCTCGGATGATAAAGATCGATCGCTATAAAAACGATCACTTGAAAAAACGCGAGAAGAAAGAATAAGAACACATAACTTTCGACGTCCACGTATTGCCGATCAAGCCCCGTTTCATCCACTATATAAAAACGAAACATAAAAGCCAAAACACAGCTCAATATAGAATTCACAAAATCTAATATTGTGAATATCAATTTGAATGTCTGACTTCTTTCCTTCAGCATATTACGGATTCTCCGAAGTAATTCCCGCTCGATCGCCCGCCTGAAACGGACGTTTGCGAAAGCGGAACAAACGAACTCTTGTCAGCTCGGAAGAATCTTGCTGACCCAAAGTAAAGTCCGTGATCGATATCGAAAAGAAAACGGACTGATCGTAAAAGGAAACGAGCCCGTCCGTTCTTCCACCCGGAACCGCACGAAGATCCATACTGTATCCGAATCTGAAATTCGCCGTATGCAAATTGTATTTGATCGTTCCCATAAAGCGGTTTATATTTAGAGCCGTATTTTGTCTTGCTCCGTTTCCATTGACGCCGGTTCCGTCGATCAAATCCCTTTGTAAGCTCGTTCTTTCCAAATTGAGAGTGGACGTACTCATCGTCGGATCGTTTCCATAAAAGTAAGTATCGTATGTATTTCCGCTCTGGTTTGTATATCTCCAAGGCTGACTCACCCGAGAATCCAGTTCCGCTTCGATCCCGAGATGTCTTGTAAAATCGATATTTGCCTTTACGAACACCCGATAACCGTCCAGGATTGGACTGTTATAAACGTGATACCAGGTTCCGCCCAATTCCAATTCTCGAATCAAACGAATGAACGGAAGCGTAAATCCACCCATCTTGTAAGACGCGGTAAAACTATTGGAAAGCGGTTTTGCTTTCGGAGTATGATGAACGTAATCGTTGTTGATAAACAATCCCGAATAAAAACTTCTCTTCTTTTCCAAGAGAGAAGCCCTTCTCGGACGGAAGCCATCTAAAAAATCAAAATATCCTGAGAAACGGGCAACGGTAAAATACCATCTTTCCTGATCCGTCGGTTGGGGAAGATATTCCGGTGAAAACGATCTCAGGTCTCGGATCGTTCGAATCGAAATTTCAAAATTCTCCAAAGCATAACTTTCCAACGAAACTTCCAATTCGTGTTGTCTTGTCTTTGCAAGTATCGGATCTTGAAGTTCGGGTTTATATGCTTCTAATTTTCTATAGGTCGCGTTCAAAAACAAAAGCGGGACCCCAATTCTCAAATTGGAAGCGGTTCGAACGTATTCGTAGGATTCTCTCGCTAAAAACCGCTCCAAAGATGTAAACGCGCTATCGGTAACCCCGGTCACTGCGGCGCCGTTTCGATTGGTGGCGGATTGTTTTTTCGCTCCGAAAAAGGCGTTCGGTGTAAACGTAATATAACTCCCCAAATTCAAAGCGGTTCTTAGACCGGTTTCACCTTGGGTAAAATATTGCGTCCTTAAAAGATTCTCCTTATAATTTCCGTATGGATCCTGAACCGAACCTTCCAACGTCGGAATTGAAAGATTCTCCCGAGTGGGAACTCCATAGTAACGAAAAATCGTGTTCGTAAGATAAACGTCCCAATAAACGGGAGAATTAAAATAAGGAATTCTTCCTATCTCCGAAGAATTCCGAATCGTAGTGGTAGGCATCACGTCCACCGTCGGAAAATATCCCGACTTACCCAAGGGGCTTAAAATATAATACAAAAGATTTCGTTTCA comes from the Leptospira sp. WS92.C1 genome and includes:
- a CDS encoding esterase/lipase family protein produces the protein MKSYRLIRVISVFLILISTFLSCNLSWNDVEEKLNLKKKKSIVDEILGTITFVFWSETNHELYKFVPIPFVILKSQFNADQFAVATAESKDTRPKIVLIHGWDFTEKNIDPPTDKFTKVSNLRETWDDALEIYSQNLTNVQTDYELYVFTYRTSDFVENNGRRLIERLNSVFTPADKVILLAHSMGGLVSRAALYHPNNTNDVIDFVISLGTPYLGSPFASSSYQGSFGAIGDVISFMTNTEGGKDLAYTNALGTGYQVPFPTEYIDGATNLYLERLLGESSKDSRVIAFYGEMGVCTGHAGSESTYTIGCAFLANGNPSFTNKSDGIVTSTSGKMSSKLPGARQIVKDFDHAQLSFRSHVNNAARDTYFNEVLTIINAL
- a CDS encoding haloacid dehalogenase type II; this encodes MNFLDRKITREQFLQRVGLTTLGLFFKNETFASPSRSSEIKAIVFDAFPIFDPRPIYLSLSELFPENGKRAAEIWQTKQFSYQWLRIAGGRYKDFQRVTRDALDFALDQTDIKATEAEKQSILEHYTSIGVWSDVTSVLSELKAEGYVLSFLSNMTEAMLKQGIQNSNLNEYFDFVISTDQKKTYKPNPVAYKMGQDILRLKKEEILFVAFAGWDASGAKWFGYPTFWVNRLNAPQERLDAEPDGVGSNLNDLLEFVRKYRK
- the hisF gene encoding imidazole glycerol phosphate synthase subunit HisF, which gives rise to MSNLTARVIPCLDIKDGRVVKGVNFVNLVDAGDPVESAAIYEENLADELCFLDITASVDRRDILLNLVEKIAEKIFIPFTVGGGIRTVGDVKAVLEKGADKVSINTAAFQNPELLRQSAEIYGTQCIVCAIDVKFHKERDRYEIFLHGGRTETGREALDWAREAAEKGAGEILLTSMDRDGTRNGFDIALLKNFSSALEIPIIASGGAGNPEHMVEAILRGKADAVLAASIFHFGEYSIRDTKRAMKEMGIQVRLD
- the gatA gene encoding Asp-tRNA(Asn)/Glu-tRNA(Gln) amidotransferase subunit GatA, with the protein product MKEILKNPYAELKSSLNSGKISATELAQACIDRIKEVDGSVKAFLSLDEKRILNAAAESDQRRKAGKPLSEFDGMPVAIKDNICIQDTITSCSSKILENYKSPFNATVVERLLKKGFILFPRTNMDEFAMGSSTENSAFQVTRNPFDLERIPGGSSGGSAAAVAASMVPLALGSDTGGSIRQPASLCGIYGLKPTYGTVSRYGLVAYASSLDQIGPFSKDIQGCIDLYSVISGKDENDSTSVNRPSFSATAVSATDLKGIKIGIIKMTSEIEPDVTKAYENVLNQLKERGAILVELDFSKFSLAIPIYYIIATAECSSNLSRFDGIRYGSRKDNTGKLEDLYVESRTEGFGPEVKRRILLGTFSLSAGYYDAYYGTAQKARVLIRKEYESFFSKVDLILQPTSPTTAFKVGEKTKDPIQMYKADIWTTSVNLAGLPAISVPMGIDTKGLPIGLQITAPSFEEGKLFGFSQELSKLEGLNILLPEKIG
- the gatC gene encoding Asp-tRNA(Asn)/Glu-tRNA(Gln) amidotransferase subunit GatC: MNLNEDSLQKIAELARLKIRPEEKESTLRDFNKVLDYVDQVKGLDVSSIADDEIYFQHENAIRPDLSGKHLSREEIETFAPSFQNGYFVVPKVIET
- a CDS encoding undecaprenyl-phosphate glucose phosphotransferase, which encodes MLKERSQTFKLIFTILDFVNSILSCVLAFMFRFYIVDETGLDRQYVDVESYVFLFFLLAFFQVIVFIAIDLYHPRRGLSFIDEFLTIVSGVILNLILVLAVLFFFRGDLGSERFSRSFILAFTVINTLTTGFFHFVARMILHTLRKKGYNLRSVLVIGVSETSKRFNDAVIKHGIYGYKILGFVQANSAKPVRKDMKVIGKIEKFSKILEKERPDLVVYTLEPSEGDYLKEVLDSCDHEGIDLKIVPGFQEFIKARGRVEEMEGLPVISIRNIPIRLGYNKFIKRIFDLTFSILFILFFSPFYLIMTLLIKLTSSGPVFYYQERVGLDNKQFKMIKFRTMVVQAKTQSETTWTVQNDPRVTRVGKILRKLSLDETPQFFNVLFGDMSVVGPRPERPHFVEKFKNDHHHYMRRHAVKAGITGLAQVKGLRGDTSIDDRIAADIYYIENWSLWLDLKIILMTPFKGIMDKNAY
- a CDS encoding LPS-assembly protein LptD, with amino-acid sequence MFLRSILILFLLFVGFPIFAQTEEQMLRMITGGAQDQSLSTSTGEDKKLAVLRAKNRLLGKSIDTLPDREVDDLLLSLGLTRDGSLFSRRKRLRAALEDTLPVAVDPLANLPQTKKALPISIENASEGELLQVDKNKSGVLVLRGRVRLKLRSGSIEAETITVDSDRQEIYAEGGIVYKDGRAIVEGDKFIYDFRLEKGVVYKTKGTFAPAHFIGEKLKKLDDKRYALEMGYFTICNAEKPHYSFKVNRLYIYEDKTVMATNVRYQVGGTTVLWLPFLYNSNLGNGWITQAGKNNSQGLFMQNSYQWSVMPTYAFAPMGYKFRADFYEKTGQAFHMEVWKQSPALNYLIDIGYANHRNYEISGAYEDRFKNFGIGTTAVTNQVDKGPLYSTDPNSPYRNIGQDTEPWWKGRILLNSKTNNTEKDVTRNISFQYENYSNRLFEYEYGNRYEPANSLQSLYTARNVRQGFIRNMLEWKFDYTENRGDLSINVGMKRNLLYYILSPLGKSGYFPTVDVMPTTTIRNSSEIGRIPYFNSPVYWDVYLTNTIFRYYGVPTRENLSIPTLEGSVQDPYGNYKENLLRTQYFTQGETGLRTALNLGSYITFTPNAFFGAKKQSATNRNGAAVTGVTDSAFTSLERFLARESYEYVRTASNLRIGVPLLFLNATYRKLEAYKPELQDPILAKTRQHELEVSLESYALENFEISIRTIRDLRSFSPEYLPQPTDQERWYFTVARFSGYFDFLDGFRPRRASLLEKKRSFYSGLFINNDYVHHTPKAKPLSNSFTASYKMGGFTLPFIRLIRELELGGTWYHVYNSPILDGYRVFVKANIDFTRHLGIEAELDSRVSQPWRYTNQSGNTYDTYFYGNDPTMSTSTLNLERTSLQRDLIDGTGVNGNGARQNTALNINRFMGTIKYNLHTANFRFGYSMDLRAVPGGRTDGLVSFYDQSVFFSISITDFTLGQQDSSELTRVRLFRFRKRPFQAGDRAGITSENP